AATATCATCCATCTACATATCTGTGTCACATGGTTGTTCGACGGACCAACAGGCTACGAAACCTAATCGTAAGTACTATGAGCTACTTTATCTTTGTTATCATTTTTCCTTAGCCGTATACCCGAGGATGCCTTACTCCTTTTTCAGTGAAAAGGAAGCCCACCACCGTAAGTGTTTGAACCACAGAATCTTGATAAATTCTACTAATCTCATGAATCAGGCAAGATGTAAGCTAAAACTTGTGTGAAAGACCCAAACACGATTATATTTTGCACATGGTAGCGTGCAGGCTTGAACATAAGGCATGGACCTAATTCACCCTCATGCATTCCTTTACCACTAAGCCCACTCAGTTGGTTGCTGgactattgcatttgacacgtCAGTATGATAAAAAGTTGGGCTGAATTTGTCATGGCTCTCGGATCCGCTCTGATATTGCGATTGGTTCCTAGAGAGCTGTAGATTGTGTTTTGCAGTCATTAGGAGCATGGCACTTCTGATGTAGATTGGCTAACATTTATCATATTAAACTGATGCCTTTTACAACCATTGTTATAGACAGACAGACTTACGGTTTTTATCttgtttaaaaacaaaaaacaaaaagtaatgATACATCACCTTCCCAAAGGAGTGGGAAATCTCACAGGCTCCAATGGTTATGACGAAACCATCTGACTTATAGCTCATCTAGGCAAAGGAGTATTACTGTGCTGGCTTTCTTTAGATGGGATCGAGCTACCTATATGCTCATTCCTAGCAGGCTGGATTGAGTAATCTTGGCTTTTCGCGCTTTTCATGACATACATATCTGTCCAATGGaatcatgtcctttttttttgtttttttctgtaTTTGCCAGCTTTATCATATACCATTGGTGATAAGTAAGAGGAATTTCTAGGTTAATTAAGTGCTTTAGCTTTCTGCCCTATGTTTTTTCATTCTGTCAAAAATCTGTTTTATGGTATGGATGATACAAACCTTCACACGTTTTCATGGGAATAGAGGCTCCCATAGGTGCATGTACCACACAAGTTCAGGCTCAGATTTTCTATGTCAAATATAGGTTAATGGGGAatgttctttgaaattttctgatCTGTGATATTCTTCGTGGCTTCAAGGGATTGACTATTTTATGGATTAGTTGAGCCTCTAGAGATTCAAATTAGTTTTGTCTTCCCCTGGTGCCATTAGTCTctaaacaaataaaatgaaattgcggTCTTTGGCAATAGCGATGATATGTTTTAAAAGTAATCTTTTAggtcttttccctttttggccAAATGTTCTGTTTTAATTCATCTATTTGATTTGTGTCCCCACTAATGCCATCTCTTACtttatgatttaatttttctttagaacGATACCAAGAAATTGTATAGAAGGCTTATACACATGCAAGCTGATCCCACACACCAGAAGTATAAGCGTGACGGCTGCTTTGGTCTGTTCGGACGCAAAGTTGACCTTGTGGATCACTATGAGAAAAAGCTGGAAGACTTGGAGGAGAATGTGAGGTTAAAGCAATCTGAAGTTTCCTTGGCTGGAGAAGTACGTGCATAATTATCTATTGATTCTTTGAACAAATTTAGTTCCTTATTATGTGTACTCCCTTCCTTGCCAGATACTTATCCTGCCTTCAATTGAGTACTACATGCAAACAGGGACATCCTAGGTCTAGGAAGATAACTTCTATAAAGCTAAAGTTGCATCATTATTCTCACTATGGTTACCATCCATCCATAAGCAAAGTGAAAAACTTGTTTGCGTTCTTTCGTGGGAATAGACATCCTGGCAACTATAATTTTGTTATTAGGGATGGCACAACGAATGCCATTGCCATGGCTACCGATTTTCTCAAACAAGTATATTACTGTTTCCAGTAGAAAGTGGAATCATAGTTGCAAGAGAATTTCAATCATGATTCTCACAGGGAAGTCAAATGTCTGCAAAACAGAAGTGTTACCTTTCCTTTTGgcataaaaaaagataagagaggAGTATCGACTGAAGATGTACGTTTCCAAATCTAAATTTTAGTGCTTTAACTTGTGCTCAACCATCCCTCTGGAcctgaaaatgatgatttttttttcttttaagaggaaaattttcaagaatctAATTCTATCATGCGTAGCGTCTGAATTGGAGCCATACACGAGGGAAAAGTTTATTTCCAAATCAATATTGCTCAAGTTGTAGTGCCTTCTCTTTAGGGTATTGGCGTCTTGAGCTACGGGTTTGATGCGTAGTGCTTCTAATGTAAAATTATTGCTGAATCGATACTGTTCGTGTTGATGCATATTTCTGCCCTCGTTTCCGTCTTGAGCATGTGTATCGTATTGCTTTTGATACCGTCTTAAATTCATAGGAAGTTCGTGCTGCCTTTGTTTCCTTCAACTCAAGGTATGCCGCTGCAACTGCTTTCCACGTCCAACAAGGAATCAATCCCACTCAGTGGCTAACAGAGGCAGCTCCTGAACCTGATGACGTGTACTggcctttcttttcttcatccttTATGCGGAGGTGGATATCTAAGCTGGTTGTCATAGTCGCCTGTATACTTCTCACAATATTATTTCTCATCCCTGTTCTAGTGGTGCAAGGTCTGACTAACCTGAGTCAGTTGGAAGTATTGTTTCCCTTCCTAAAAAGCATTCTAACCATGTAAGTAATAATTATTCTTAAAGTTACTAATCCGGCACATCTGCTCTTACATATGGCATTTTTtattgcatctctctctctctctctcacacgcacacacacgcacacataCCTTCTAGCGCTGTTGATGTTCATTGAGAATTCAGCTTTTATGGTGTTACTTCTCAATGATGCAAAGCCTCACCTCATAAATTTCCTTGCAGAACATTTGTCAGTGAAGTGATCACTGGCTATCTTCCCAGTCTCATTCTTCAGTTGTTCCTGAAAGTGGTGCCTCCTATAATGGAATTTCTCTCTTCAATTCAGGGATACAATTCTCATAGTGCAATAGAGAGGAGTGCTTGCAACAAGGTGCTTTGGTTCACGATATGGAACATATTTTTTGCAACTGTTTTTTCAGGGTCGGTTCTATATCAGCTCTCCATAGTCCTTGACCCCAAAAATATTCCAGCCAAGCTCGGTGTTTCAGTTCCAGCACAGGTGAGCCTGCTTCTTTCTGGGACATAGCGTTCTAATGTATCGATTTAGGAGTTTGAAGGGATAAAGCTGAGCATTGGACATAGTTGTGCACAGCAATTAGGAAATTACTGATGAAAgttgttagttttttttatctttcccgATTTATCATTAATTGCCGGGGTTCTTAATTTTACTACTTTCCTAAATTATTGTTAACTTTGTAAAGATGGCCAGATGGCCGGATATGATTTTTAACTTAATAGGCTTTTAGCTATTTGGATTGTGATTTTTCTGCTGACTTTCACCTGCCTAATTAACTAACtgtttcaagtgaaaaatgcTCAACACGTTGCCTCTTGAGCTAGCCTTACGTTGTTCTAAATCATTAAGGCATTAAACTGATAGTGGTTGTTTTGCTATTAAGCTAACTATAAATATCTTCTGGAAAATTAGGCTTGAGTGGTAATGGAGGCTTTGAAGATTAACTTATAGTTGGCATTTTAGAGGAGTGTCGTGTCTTGCGTACAGACATATGGTCGAAAACTTATCAGAAGATGCTAAAAAAACTTGTACATCTTACTCTTTTGGAGTGGAATATCATTAAATgagcaaaattattttttttgctaaagCTAGCATCATATACAAAATTATTGGGctttttgatttaaaaaaaacacCAAGCATGGTCACATAGAGTTGACAAAGTTTCTCCATCAAGTCATTAGCTAAGGTTTTACTTGTTTATCATTGCTAACTTAGGGGTGTTTGTTTCCGGGAAAACTTAACTTTAAAGGAATAATTTCCGAGAagacatttttccttttcaggtTAGGGAATTCAATTTTCTAGCTTTaagcatgcatattttctttaacTGTAAATGGTTTTCCATTGATtgatcattttcagcaaactaAATGCCTGAAAGTCCAAAAAACTATTTCTTGGAAAACTCTTTAACTCAAACTAACATACCTTTTGTGGTTGGTTATTGGGCTTTCCTACTTCCTTCTGCACATTCCAATACAGCAACATACAATCAGGGCCAAGCCTATGGCTGTTGCAAATGCATCATTTTTCCCCGTGGGGCTTGTCAAATTTGATACTCTTATCTTTTGGGAGGTCATGCCTCTGGAGTCGCCTGATTATGGAACTAAGATGCATTGTCAATCCAGATTGCCAATAATGCACTATGTACCAATTGTGACCATTTAAAATATTGATCTACACTTGTCATAGTTTGCTATGTGATATCTATATATGTTTTCGGCAGGCATCATTCTTTATCGCTTATGTGGTCACATCTGGATGGACCAGCACCTCATCAGAGCTCTTTCGCATAATCCCTTTCATTTGGAGTCTAGTAAAAAGACCTTTTGTAAGAGATACAGATGAGGAATTTGAAGTTCCATCAATTCCCTATCATAGGGACATCCCCCGAATTCTCTTCTTTGGACTACTGGGTATTACATACTTCTTCCTGGCTCCACTTATCCTGCCATTCCTCCTGATTTACCTGTGTCTTGCATATATTATTTATCGGAACCAGGTTAGTTGCATctcctttattttctcattATTGAGTTGTAGCTTCCACCTTTGGACTTTTTCTGCATAGTTCTATGATGTGGAATATCAACAGAGTAGCTTCATGCCTCTTTTAATGGGTGTTTGACATTCTTAACCAGATAATGATCAAAGGCATTTCTGCACCAACCGGTTGCTCCTTCCAAATATCTGAGTCCCAATTCTTATGTTAATTATATATCAACGTGAAGAGTCCACAACATTTTGCATCAATatttattttcccaaaacaCTGATATGATCACTAATATTTTGCAGTTCTTAAATGTCTATGCACCAAGGTATGAAACTGCTGGAAAGTTTTGGCCGATTGTTCACAATTCGATGATATTTTCCCTAGTGTTGATGCATTGTATCGCTGTGGGAATCTTTACGGTGAAGAAGCTCCCATTAGCATCTACCCTCATTTTCCCTCTTCCAGTCCTCACTCTTCTATTCAATGAGTACTGCCGGAAACGCTTCTTGCCCATCTTTGTTGCTTATTCTGCCGAGGTATGGCGTTATTAGTTAACATTATTCATGATTACATGCTGGGGCTTATCATTTACATTTCTGCTACTGGGAAGAGATAGCTTCGTTGTTGGATGTTTAGTTCAATAGATGCAAATATTCTTCACATTGATCATGTACAAATAATGCGGTTTAGGCATGATTTTCACTATTTTTGCCCAAATAATCTTCTTATGGAGCTATCAGAATCTGTGTTAAAGAAGGGTTCTCTTGTGTCAAATAAATCTTTCCTTACAAGAAAACGTGCTGCAAGTGGTAGTATgatcaagttttttttctttttctttcttacctTCTAAATTGATCctgtcttaaatttttttgcctCCCATGTAATATCACTTTGGTTAATCCATTTCCAGAGTTTGATAAAGAAGGATAGGGAAGATCAGAACGATCCATCAATGTTGGAGTTTCTGGATAAATTGGTGACTGCCTACCAGGACCCTGCTTTATTGCCTATTCAGTATTCTGCACACTCCGACGGTCTGAGCAGTCCCCTCATCTCTACCGCTGAAGTGTGACAGCGATGAACGCCTTGTTCTTATACCAGCATCGAGGCCACTTCTGGGGAGTTTGTTCCGTTCATCATTTCATATCCTCAATTTGCTGAGAGACTAAGCAAGAGCGGCTTGTCTCGCATGTCTGCTTAGTGATCTGTGCTATGCCTGACACCTTCTTTTATACCAAAATGCTGTGCCCGGTACTTGTTTGCTGTAAATTAGCGCTTGCCGTCACATGATTTGCTGAAGACATCTATGTTGTGTCAACGTGTTAATTTTTTGATGTGCTTCATTTTTTAATCATTATAGGAACGTTATTCCTCATGACGGGCTGTTCTTTGTATTCTTTATAGCATAAGTGCCCTGTTGTAAAAGTATGTTCCCAAACTGATACTAGTTTTTTCTAGTCCTGATGCTTTGCTCAAATTGGTACTTGTTACTACCAATACATACCATTTTTTTGGACATCACGACAATGGTCACCATATGAACTGATCTTTCAATTCCTCGGCGTCATCGGATGATTCAACAAGTGACTGTGCCATAATCGGTCGTTATTTTGCCGACTTTCTCAAGCAAGTATATCATGGGGATTTCCTAATCCCAGAGGGTGCCGAAGCGAGAAGTAGCATTCATTATTTACTGAAGTGGGCGAAATAGCATTTGGATGCCTCCAACTTTGGCAGTTATTAACATCGTCTTTGAGACCACCATAAGCCAAAGAGACAGTCCAAAGActgccagaagttgattttgcatTAAAATCATCGTACCATATTCTGAGACTTTGCAAAATGTGGCTCATATGCATCCGAATCCTCCATCTTACAATGCCTCAATAATGGTCGCTCAGGTATGGGAGAACAAGCTCACTATTGAATAAGCTTAACACTCAGTGTACAAGAATTTCATCTATAGCcaaagaaattaacaaaagtgaTAAGTGCTccgaaagtcttaaaacttattacaaaagtacaattgagtcttataacttgcaaaaagtgaaatcaagtcctaaaactcatcAAATCGGTTCAATCGAGTACTTTCGTTAACACCGTCCAActtggctaatgaaaaatgctgacttggcttttttttttttcaatattttctctctcctacatggtGATAACGTGgccaaaatgacgtcattttggtccaaatctaatgtttaataattatttaaattaaatttgcaaataagctaaattaaaaaaaaaaaggagaaaggagaaatcgGGCTTCCCACCATTGCTAGGAAGGGCCGGCAAGGGTGGGGGACGATCGCCCCGGGGCCAAAtctaattttcaataaaattttaagttaaaataaattaaaaaaataagctaaatttaaatattaaaagaaaagagaaagaagaaactaggcgccccaccatcgccgggaAGAGCCGACAAAGGATCGCGGTTGAGGAGGGTCGCCGACCCCTGGCCGAGGCTTGGCAACCTCGGCCAGCCATCCCCCACCACCACTGGGACCCTTGATGGCCCTTCCCCATGATGGTGGGGTGACAACAGCCAGGGCTACCCTCgcctattatttatttatttatttaaatttagcttatttttaattctaaGTTAAATAGAAAtcattttagaaattaaatttgGACCAAATCGACGtcattttagccacgtcatcgccacataagataagaaaattaatagaaaaaactcacgtcaacatttttcattagccaaattggacaGAGTTAACGGAAGa
The genomic region above belongs to Rhodamnia argentea isolate NSW1041297 chromosome 6, ASM2092103v1, whole genome shotgun sequence and contains:
- the LOC115726368 gene encoding CSC1-like protein At1g69450, which gives rise to MLVSALLTSVGINTGLCFLFFTLYSVLRKQPSNYEVYIPRLVAEGKSRRRSHFNLERLIPSPGWVKKAWKLSEEELLSISGLDAVVFMRIIIFSLRVFAFAGFIGVFILLPINCTGDQLEDIDFVDFSNNSLDVFTISNVSNGSNRLWVHFCAVYVVTIFVCFLLYYEYNNVSSKRIAYFYASKPQPHQFTILVRSVPVSVGSSVSDSVERFFREYHPSTYLCHMVVRRTNRLRNLINDTKKLYRRLIHMQADPTHQKYKRDGCFGLFGRKVDLVDHYEKKLEDLEENVRLKQSEVSLAGEEVRAAFVSFNSRYAAATAFHVQQGINPTQWLTEAAPEPDDVYWPFFSSSFMRRWISKLVVIVACILLTILFLIPVLVVQGLTNLSQLEVLFPFLKSILTITFVSEVITGYLPSLILQLFLKVVPPIMEFLSSIQGYNSHSAIERSACNKVLWFTIWNIFFATVFSGSVLYQLSIVLDPKNIPAKLGVSVPAQASFFIAYVVTSGWTSTSSELFRIIPFIWSLVKRPFVRDTDEEFEVPSIPYHRDIPRILFFGLLGITYFFLAPLILPFLLIYLCLAYIIYRNQFLNVYAPRYETAGKFWPIVHNSMIFSLVLMHCIAVGIFTVKKLPLASTLIFPLPVLTLLFNEYCRKRFLPIFVAYSAESLIKKDREDQNDPSMLEFLDKLVTAYQDPALLPIQYSAHSDGLSSPLISTAEV